From the genome of Nakamurella flavida, one region includes:
- a CDS encoding ferrochelatase, whose amino-acid sequence MTDLAAAPGTGPGATGSVTATTAGTASGPGVPGYDAVLLAGFGGPEGPDDVMPFLRNVTRGRGIPEERLIEVSHHYQALGGVSPINAQSRALREALEAELRGRGIDVPVLWGNRNWAPFVGDTITQAHRDGLVRLLGVATSAYSSYSSCRQYREDFGMALERTGLVGSVRVDKVRPYFDQPGFLAPFVDGTVEALREASEKGLAATDLEVVFTTHSVPNTMGDSSGSATLDDHGNGGAYVTQHLAVAREVMAQAEKALGAAVPTWQLGYQSRSGPPSMPWLEPDINDIIDDLAAAGRRGVIVVPIGFVSDHVEVIWDLDNEALETAEKHELFFRRVRTPGTDPRFVADLADLVVRRLSGTTVGYGAGVDASAVDLPARPDFCAPGCCRNSRGAKPTTAAVDSAADWAGLEVTGSALVASGIPGTLPA is encoded by the coding sequence ATGACCGATCTCGCTGCCGCCCCCGGGACCGGTCCCGGCGCCACCGGCTCCGTCACCGCGACCACTGCCGGTACCGCGAGCGGTCCCGGCGTGCCCGGCTACGACGCCGTGCTGCTGGCCGGGTTCGGCGGGCCGGAGGGCCCGGACGATGTGATGCCGTTCCTGCGCAACGTGACCCGCGGCCGCGGGATCCCGGAGGAGCGTCTCATCGAGGTGTCCCACCACTACCAGGCCCTGGGCGGGGTCTCCCCGATCAACGCCCAGAGCCGCGCACTGCGCGAGGCCCTGGAGGCCGAGCTGCGTGGCCGCGGGATCGACGTCCCGGTCCTGTGGGGCAACCGCAACTGGGCACCGTTCGTCGGCGACACCATCACCCAGGCCCACCGGGACGGGCTCGTCCGGCTGCTCGGCGTGGCCACGTCCGCCTACTCGTCGTACTCCTCGTGCCGGCAGTACCGGGAGGACTTCGGCATGGCCCTGGAGCGCACCGGCCTCGTGGGGTCGGTACGGGTCGACAAGGTCCGGCCGTACTTCGACCAGCCCGGTTTCCTGGCCCCGTTCGTCGACGGCACCGTCGAGGCGCTGCGCGAGGCGTCCGAGAAGGGCCTGGCGGCAACCGATCTCGAGGTCGTCTTCACCACCCACTCGGTGCCGAACACCATGGGCGACTCATCGGGGTCGGCCACCCTGGACGACCACGGCAACGGTGGCGCCTACGTCACGCAGCACCTCGCGGTGGCCCGGGAGGTCATGGCGCAGGCGGAGAAGGCGCTGGGCGCTGCGGTGCCGACCTGGCAGCTGGGCTACCAGTCGCGGTCCGGCCCGCCGTCGATGCCGTGGCTGGAGCCCGACATCAACGACATCATCGACGATCTCGCCGCCGCCGGGCGTCGCGGGGTGATCGTGGTCCCGATCGGCTTCGTCTCCGATCACGTCGAGGTCATCTGGGATCTGGACAACGAGGCCCTGGAGACGGCGGAGAAGCACGAGCTGTTCTTCCGCCGCGTCCGGACCCCGGGCACCGATCCGCGTTTCGTCGCCGATCTCGCCGATCTCGTCGTCCGCCGACTGTCCGGGACGACGGTCGGCTACGGCGCCGGCGTGGATGCCAGCGCCGTGGACCTGCCGGCCCGACCGGACTTCTGCGCGCCGGGCTGCTGCCGGAACTCCCGCGGCGCCAAGCCCACCACCGCCGCCGTCGATTCCGCGGCCGACTGGGCCGGCCTCGAGGTCACCGGGTCCGCCCTGGTCGCCTCCGGCATCCCGGGGACCCTGCCGGCGTGA
- a CDS encoding uroporphyrinogen-III synthase: MTGPLAGVRVLVPRPPGRGTALTGLLHEAGAQVEAVPLISFEPPADPGRLDLAVLDLAAGTWDWVALTSVTAVDAVLSRAAALAVHPLVPADTRVAVVGRSTADAVRAAGLPVDLQPPGAGSAAELARVWPTGDGTVLLPRSALAADDLPEALRGRGWTVTEVDAYRTTVHPVPDRIAADLRSGDLGAVLLTSTSTATALAATPLAAGVIVVAIGAATAQAAVAAGLTVHRIAERPSDTGLLDALLDAVPHRRAPTSSLEPTHPER, translated from the coding sequence GTGACGGGACCGCTGGCCGGCGTGCGGGTGCTCGTCCCCCGCCCGCCGGGCCGCGGGACCGCGCTGACCGGTCTGCTGCACGAGGCCGGCGCACAGGTGGAGGCCGTCCCGCTCATCTCCTTCGAGCCCCCCGCCGATCCCGGACGCCTGGATCTGGCCGTGCTCGATCTGGCCGCCGGGACGTGGGACTGGGTGGCGCTGACCTCGGTCACCGCCGTGGACGCCGTGCTGTCCCGGGCGGCCGCTCTCGCCGTCCATCCCCTGGTCCCGGCGGACACCCGGGTCGCCGTGGTCGGGCGGTCCACCGCGGACGCCGTCCGGGCCGCCGGGCTCCCCGTCGATCTGCAGCCCCCGGGGGCCGGCTCGGCGGCCGAGCTCGCTCGCGTCTGGCCCACCGGCGACGGCACCGTCCTCCTCCCGCGATCGGCGCTGGCCGCCGACGACCTCCCGGAGGCGCTGCGGGGCAGGGGGTGGACCGTCACCGAGGTCGATGCCTACCGCACCACCGTGCATCCGGTCCCGGACCGCATCGCCGCCGATCTGCGCAGCGGCGACCTCGGCGCGGTGCTCCTCACCTCGACCAGCACGGCCACCGCCCTGGCCGCGACCCCCCTGGCGGCCGGGGTGATCGTGGTGGCCATCGGCGCCGCCACCGCGCAGGCCGCGGTGGCAGCCGGGCTGACCGTCCACCGCATTGCCGAGCGCCCGTCCGACACCGGTCTGCTCGACGCCCTGCTCGACGCCGTCCCGCACCGGCGCGCACCCACCTCCTCCCTCGAACCCACCCACCCGGAGCGCTGA
- the hemQ gene encoding hydrogen peroxide-dependent heme synthase translates to MTSQTDGAPQAPDAHAPAAAAPADPAARRGPTAREINAQIRYTTYAVYRRTAEFDSPTEKAVEELTQLVADLAEQDVVIRGFYDVSGLRADADLMVWWHAATPEKLQDAARALRRTAVGRTLTPFWSAMGLHRPAEFNKGHVPAFLAGMPAKEWATVYPFVRSFEWYLLPDQERRSMLVEHGMMGRAYDQVLSNTVAAFALGDYEWLLALEADELHDTVDLMRHLRASGARMHVREETPFFSGRRVDEAGVVEVLS, encoded by the coding sequence ATGACATCGCAGACCGACGGGGCTCCGCAGGCCCCGGACGCGCACGCCCCCGCAGCGGCCGCTCCCGCCGATCCGGCGGCGCGCCGCGGCCCCACTGCGCGGGAGATCAACGCGCAGATCCGTTACACCACCTATGCCGTCTACCGCCGCACCGCCGAGTTCGACTCCCCGACCGAGAAGGCCGTCGAGGAGCTCACCCAGCTCGTCGCCGACCTGGCCGAGCAGGACGTCGTCATCCGCGGCTTCTACGACGTCTCCGGTCTGCGTGCGGACGCCGATCTCATGGTCTGGTGGCACGCCGCCACCCCGGAGAAGCTGCAGGACGCCGCCCGCGCGCTGCGCCGCACCGCCGTGGGCCGGACGCTCACCCCGTTCTGGTCGGCCATGGGCCTGCACCGGCCCGCCGAGTTCAACAAGGGGCACGTACCCGCGTTCCTGGCCGGCATGCCCGCCAAGGAGTGGGCCACCGTGTACCCGTTCGTCCGTTCCTTCGAGTGGTACCTGCTGCCGGACCAGGAGCGCCGCAGCATGCTGGTGGAGCACGGCATGATGGGCCGGGCCTACGACCAGGTGTTGTCCAACACCGTCGCCGCGTTCGCGCTCGGCGACTACGAGTGGCTGCTGGCCCTGGAGGCCGACGAGCTGCACGACACCGTCGACCTGATGCGCCATCTCCGTGCCTCCGGTGCCCGCATGCACGTGCGCGAGGAGACCCCGTTCTTCTCCGGCCGCCGGGTCGACGAGGCCGGTGTGGTCGAGGTGCTGTCATGA
- the hemL gene encoding glutamate-1-semialdehyde 2,1-aminomutase yields the protein MTEPTSAPVEDSPVDPALLPHPSDAVARRSAALFARASRVIPGGVNSPVRAFRSVGGTPRFMVSGDGPRITDADGNTYVDLVGSWGPMILGHSHPPVIAAVHEAAGRGLSFGTPGEGEVALAEEIVNRVGPVEQVRLVSSGTEATMSAMRLARGFTGRSKIVKFAGCYHGHVDALLAAAGSGVATFALPDSAGVTAATTAEVLVLPYNDLDAVRAAFAAHPGEIAAVITEAAAANMGVVTPLPGFNAGLAEIAHADGALLVTDEVMTGFRASRSGMYGLDGAVEGWAPDLMTFGKVIGGGLPVGAFGGRADIMAYLAPLGPVYQAGTLSGNPVATAAGLANLQGCTDEVYRHLDEKARQVGDLASEALAAAGVAHVVQRAGTLFSVFFTGDPVQNYDQARTQDVAAYAAFFHSMLEQGVYLPPSAYEAWFVSAAHDDDAVQEIADALPAAARAAAAVQG from the coding sequence ATGACCGAACCGACGAGTGCCCCGGTGGAGGACAGCCCGGTCGACCCGGCGCTGCTCCCCCATCCGTCCGACGCGGTGGCCCGCCGCAGCGCGGCCCTGTTCGCCCGGGCGTCCAGGGTGATCCCCGGTGGGGTGAACTCGCCGGTGCGGGCGTTCCGCTCCGTCGGCGGCACCCCACGGTTCATGGTGTCCGGGGACGGGCCCCGGATCACCGACGCCGACGGGAACACCTACGTCGATCTCGTCGGGTCCTGGGGGCCGATGATCCTGGGCCACTCCCACCCCCCGGTCATCGCGGCCGTGCACGAGGCGGCGGGGCGCGGGCTCTCGTTCGGCACGCCCGGTGAGGGCGAGGTGGCGCTGGCCGAGGAGATCGTGAACCGGGTCGGTCCGGTGGAACAGGTTCGCCTGGTCTCCTCCGGGACCGAGGCGACGATGTCGGCCATGCGGCTGGCCCGTGGCTTCACCGGTCGCTCCAAGATCGTGAAGTTCGCCGGCTGCTACCACGGGCACGTCGACGCCCTGCTCGCCGCAGCGGGTTCCGGGGTGGCGACGTTCGCCCTGCCGGACTCCGCCGGGGTGACCGCGGCGACCACCGCCGAGGTCCTGGTGCTGCCGTACAACGACCTGGACGCCGTGCGGGCCGCGTTCGCCGCCCACCCCGGGGAGATCGCCGCGGTGATCACCGAGGCGGCCGCGGCCAACATGGGCGTGGTGACGCCGCTGCCGGGCTTCAACGCCGGGCTGGCGGAGATCGCCCACGCCGACGGCGCTCTGCTCGTCACCGACGAGGTGATGACCGGCTTCCGGGCCAGTCGCAGCGGCATGTACGGCTTGGACGGCGCGGTCGAGGGCTGGGCGCCGGATCTGATGACCTTCGGCAAGGTCATCGGTGGCGGGCTGCCCGTCGGCGCCTTCGGCGGGCGGGCCGACATCATGGCGTATCTCGCGCCACTGGGCCCGGTGTACCAGGCGGGAACGCTGTCCGGGAATCCGGTGGCCACCGCCGCGGGTCTGGCCAACCTGCAGGGCTGCACCGACGAGGTCTACCGTCACCTGGACGAGAAGGCTCGACAGGTAGGGGATCTCGCGTCCGAGGCGCTCGCCGCGGCCGGGGTCGCGCACGTCGTCCAGCGGGCGGGCACGCTGTTCTCCGTGTTCTTCACCGGTGATCCTGTGCAGAACTACGACCAGGCCCGCACCCAGGACGTCGCCGCCTATGCCGCGTTCTTCCACTCCATGTTGGAGCAGGGGGTGTACCTGCCGCCGTCGGCGTACGAGGCCTGGTTCGTCTCGGCCGCGCACGACGACGACGCCGTCCAGGAGATCGCCGACGCGCTGCCCGCGGCGGCCCGGGCGGCGGCGGCCGTCCAGGGCTGA
- a CDS encoding histidine phosphatase family protein: MTLEHLIVLRHGETEWNAAHRLQGHRDTQLNARGRRQAREAAPSVVALAPEVIVSSDLMRARETASAVAVLTDLAVSTDPRLRETSLGLWEGLTRDEVEAGWPDEWQAWRTTTSHAAPPEGESRWQVAQRAVEVVRELDAGPARRALLVAHGGLIVGLTGLLLGLPETSWSTLVGVGNCHWVALHRMDGRWRLHAYNAGLGGVVLPTEDDEVAGL, encoded by the coding sequence GTGACCCTGGAACACCTCATCGTGCTCCGGCACGGGGAGACCGAGTGGAACGCCGCCCACCGGCTGCAGGGCCACCGAGACACCCAGCTGAACGCGCGTGGGCGTCGACAGGCCCGGGAGGCGGCTCCGTCGGTGGTCGCCCTGGCGCCCGAGGTCATCGTGTCCTCCGACCTGATGCGGGCCCGCGAGACCGCGTCGGCGGTCGCCGTGCTCACCGACCTCGCCGTGTCCACTGACCCACGCCTGCGGGAGACCTCCCTGGGCCTGTGGGAGGGACTGACCCGCGACGAGGTCGAGGCGGGTTGGCCCGACGAGTGGCAGGCATGGCGGACGACGACCAGTCATGCCGCACCGCCCGAGGGGGAGTCGCGCTGGCAGGTCGCGCAGCGGGCGGTCGAGGTGGTGCGCGAGCTGGACGCCGGCCCGGCCCGCCGCGCCCTGCTGGTCGCCCACGGCGGCCTCATCGTCGGGCTCACCGGGCTGCTGCTCGGTCTGCCGGAGACCTCCTGGTCGACCCTGGTCGGGGTGGGCAACTGCCACTGGGTGGCGTTGCACCGGATGGACGGGCGGTGGCGGTTGCACGCGTACAACGCGGGACTGGGTGGCGTCGTGCTGCCCACCGAGGACGACGAGGTCGCCGGACTCTGA
- the rsfS gene encoding ribosome silencing factor — protein sequence MTATERALTLAQTAAQAAADKLAKDILIIDVSDRLAITDCFVVVTGTNERQVSSIVDAVEEKMREAGEKPVRREGERDGRWVLLDFLDVVVHVQHSEERVFYALDRLWKDCPSIPFVDADAPAVEQSAAPAVTPVANEGADSPAADLSAGAVTGDDLTVDGGLDAEGLDAQGVRADGVRDDTGATGEGDDPTDDTLDVADEAGDLAAGGPEGAGSGR from the coding sequence GTGACCGCCACCGAGCGTGCACTGACCCTGGCGCAGACCGCTGCCCAGGCCGCGGCCGACAAGCTGGCCAAGGACATCCTGATCATCGACGTGTCCGATCGGTTGGCCATCACCGACTGCTTCGTCGTGGTCACCGGCACCAACGAGCGACAGGTGTCGTCCATCGTCGACGCCGTCGAGGAGAAGATGCGCGAGGCGGGCGAGAAGCCCGTGCGTCGCGAGGGTGAGCGGGACGGGCGCTGGGTGCTGCTGGACTTCCTGGACGTCGTCGTGCACGTCCAGCACTCCGAGGAGCGGGTGTTCTACGCCCTGGACCGACTGTGGAAGGACTGCCCGTCGATCCCGTTCGTCGACGCCGACGCGCCGGCCGTGGAGCAGTCCGCCGCCCCCGCCGTGACCCCCGTCGCGAACGAGGGCGCCGACAGCCCGGCCGCCGATCTGTCCGCCGGGGCTGTCACCGGTGACGATCTCACCGTCGACGGTGGCCTGGACGCCGAGGGCCTCGACGCCCAGGGGGTGCGTGCGGACGGTGTCCGCGACGACACCGGCGCCACCGGTGAGGGCGACGACCCGACCGACGACACCCTCGACGTCGCCGACGAGGCCGGGGATCTCGCGGCCGGTGGCCCGGAAGGTGCCGGGAGCGGTCGGTGA
- the hemC gene encoding hydroxymethylbilane synthase — MTSSPAPLGEPAGGPGVLRVGTRGSALALAQSGQIAGRIAGHARTSVDLVTVRTEGDVNLGPLASIGGTGVFVTGVRTALLAGRVDVIVHSLKDLPTAAADGIALASVPVRENPFDALCARDGLTLDTLPSGARVGTGSPRRAAQLLLRRPDLEVVPVRGNVDTRLGLVTSGTVDAVVLAVAGLARLDRTERITQQFGPDEMLPAPAQGALAVEALTIAADDGPFAGALRAVDDQDTRAAVVAERALLSVLEAGCTAPLGAFAAVHDGELALAGTVLAVDGSREIRDEIRGPVADAAEVGAALARRMLSAGAAALLAAPRT; from the coding sequence GTGACCTCCTCCCCTGCACCGCTCGGCGAGCCGGCGGGTGGTCCCGGTGTGCTGCGCGTCGGCACCCGGGGCAGCGCGCTGGCGCTGGCCCAGTCCGGCCAGATCGCCGGGCGGATCGCCGGGCACGCCCGGACATCGGTCGACCTGGTGACCGTGCGGACCGAGGGCGACGTGAATCTCGGCCCGCTGGCCAGCATCGGCGGCACCGGGGTGTTCGTCACCGGGGTCCGCACGGCCCTGCTGGCCGGCCGGGTGGACGTGATCGTGCACTCGCTCAAGGATCTGCCGACCGCGGCGGCGGACGGCATCGCGCTGGCCTCGGTGCCGGTGCGGGAGAACCCGTTCGACGCCTTGTGCGCCCGGGACGGTCTCACCCTGGACACCCTGCCGAGCGGTGCCCGGGTGGGTACCGGGTCCCCCCGTCGTGCCGCGCAGCTCCTGCTGCGCCGGCCCGATCTGGAGGTCGTGCCGGTCCGCGGCAACGTCGACACCCGACTGGGCCTGGTCACCTCCGGAACGGTGGACGCGGTCGTGCTGGCCGTGGCCGGGTTGGCCCGGCTGGACCGCACGGAGCGCATCACCCAGCAGTTCGGCCCGGACGAGATGCTGCCCGCACCCGCACAGGGAGCGCTCGCCGTGGAGGCGTTGACCATCGCCGCCGACGACGGCCCGTTCGCCGGCGCGCTGCGAGCGGTCGACGACCAGGACACCCGGGCCGCCGTGGTCGCCGAGCGGGCCCTGCTGTCGGTCCTGGAGGCCGGGTGCACCGCGCCGCTGGGCGCCTTCGCCGCGGTCCACGACGGTGAGCTCGCCCTGGCCGGGACCGTGTTGGCCGTCGACGGGTCGCGCGAGATCCGTGACGAGATCAGGGGTCCGGTGGCCGACGCGGCCGAGGTGGGTGCCGCCCTGGCCCGGCGGATGCTGTCCGCCGGGGCGGCCGCCCTGCTGGCCGCACCCCGGACGTGA
- a CDS encoding ComEA family DNA-binding protein produces MPEPIREARVDPGRRGAVVFVSVALVAGVVAAVAVWTGGPTPQPVAATVLAPVTDPGSASSGDVAPTGAHTGAGPAPTAPGGVASGSSAASGSPADPAPAAPVPVPVPVEVVVSVTGRVVAPGLVTLPPGSRVADAVAAAGGPTAEADLTGLNLAARLADGDSVVIGSAAEPAPAGVSRVAPGSAPSSVGAAGAVGAAGGGTGLLDLNSADQAALEDLPGVGPVMAQAILAWRTEHGPFTDVGQLQEVSGIGPARYAQLQPLVTV; encoded by the coding sequence GTGCCGGAACCGATCCGTGAGGCGCGGGTCGACCCGGGGCGTCGCGGAGCGGTGGTCTTCGTGTCCGTGGCCCTGGTCGCCGGAGTGGTCGCCGCTGTGGCCGTGTGGACGGGCGGGCCGACCCCGCAGCCGGTCGCCGCGACCGTCCTGGCGCCGGTGACCGACCCGGGGTCGGCGTCGTCCGGCGACGTGGCACCGACAGGTGCACACACCGGAGCAGGTCCCGCCCCGACCGCCCCCGGCGGTGTCGCCTCCGGGTCGTCGGCGGCGTCGGGTTCGCCGGCCGACCCGGCTCCGGCTGCTCCGGTGCCGGTGCCGGTGCCGGTGGAGGTCGTGGTCTCGGTGACCGGTCGGGTGGTCGCACCCGGCCTGGTCACCCTGCCGCCGGGCTCCCGGGTCGCCGACGCGGTCGCCGCCGCAGGTGGGCCGACGGCCGAGGCCGATCTCACCGGCCTGAACCTGGCGGCCAGGTTGGCCGACGGCGATTCGGTGGTCATCGGGTCCGCCGCCGAGCCTGCGCCGGCCGGGGTGTCCCGGGTGGCTCCCGGGAGCGCTCCCTCATCGGTCGGCGCGGCCGGTGCAGTGGGCGCGGCAGGTGGAGGCACCGGCCTGCTCGATCTGAACTCCGCCGATCAGGCGGCCCTGGAGGACCTTCCCGGTGTCGGGCCGGTGATGGCGCAGGCCATCCTCGCCTGGCGCACCGAGCACGGCCCGTTCACCGATGTCGGCCAGCTGCAGGAGGTCTCGGGTATCGGCCCCGCCCGCTACGCGCAGCTGCAGCCGTTGGTGACCGTGTGA
- a CDS encoding ComEC/Rec2 family competence protein, translating to MSCAVRVWRSAAPGGSNTTDPDVGRAWRRRLPRDQRPADPDHEDVVAPLDLRSLGPAAAVWAGALLGPSAGMRWWVVPAGAGVLFLVRRSPRRWAWIAVVACLTGSAWVSGLHSDRRAADPVSVAARAGSAAELTVEVTSFPRAVVGGPGGGAEGSDGSAPAAPRWRVTVHALTSQQDGPVDADVQVFATGADWRTVVPGAQLTVRGRLSAGEWAGLPTITLQARGGPDLRRTAPWYQGAAATVRENLRDSASSLPPEAGALLVGLVVGDTSGVEPQLDADAKATGLAHLLAVSGSHFTVVCGAVVLLLRRVGLRTAVVGGAVVTVALVLVVGAQPSVMRAAVMGSIGLVALLLGRGRTALPALCWAVIALLLTDPDLALSAGFALSVLATAGLVLLVPVWTRSLRDRGWPVGWATVLAVPVAAQIVTMPVIVALSGSVSLVSIPANMAVAPVVALALLFGVLCAAVGPWWPDAGVVLAHCAAPLLQWMAFVAHTLARWPDAVLPWPASPGGVAVLTSVTVVLVLVLRNRRIRALAAAVLVGGVSVLLPAQVVEPGWPVAGWVVVACEVGQGDALVLSTGEPGVGVVIDTGPDPILMDGCLDRLGITRVPLAVLTHLHADHVDGLAGVLDGRQVDAVGVGLNRAPAPAWTAIPGTLGPVPLVSLPAGTVWRSGNLTLEVLGPTQPFRGTASDPNNESVVMMATVAGVRILLTGDIEPEAQTVLLDAGADLRADVLKTPHHGSARVTADFLAAVAAPVVLIGVGVDNDYGHPAPSLLDAVAAAGAEVVLRTDLDGDVAVTSQDGHLATAERGAGLQVQG from the coding sequence GTGAGCTGCGCAGTGCGGGTGTGGCGGTCCGCGGCTCCCGGCGGGAGCAACACGACCGACCCGGACGTCGGCCGGGCGTGGCGCCGGCGGCTCCCGCGGGACCAGCGGCCGGCCGACCCCGACCACGAGGACGTCGTCGCCCCCCTCGATCTCCGCTCACTCGGCCCGGCTGCCGCCGTGTGGGCCGGTGCGCTGCTCGGTCCGTCGGCCGGGATGCGGTGGTGGGTCGTTCCGGCCGGGGCGGGGGTGCTGTTCCTGGTCCGCCGCTCACCGCGGCGTTGGGCCTGGATCGCCGTGGTCGCCTGCTTGACGGGGTCGGCGTGGGTCAGCGGTCTGCACAGCGACCGGCGTGCGGCCGACCCGGTGAGTGTCGCCGCCCGGGCCGGATCCGCGGCCGAGCTCACGGTCGAGGTGACCTCCTTCCCGCGGGCGGTCGTCGGTGGGCCGGGCGGGGGCGCCGAGGGTTCGGACGGATCGGCGCCGGCCGCACCCCGGTGGCGGGTGACCGTGCACGCGCTGACCTCGCAGCAGGACGGACCGGTCGACGCCGACGTCCAGGTGTTCGCGACCGGGGCCGACTGGCGCACCGTGGTTCCCGGCGCGCAACTGACGGTGCGCGGCCGGTTGAGCGCCGGGGAGTGGGCGGGCCTGCCGACCATCACCCTGCAGGCCCGGGGTGGCCCGGACCTCCGCCGGACCGCGCCGTGGTACCAGGGCGCCGCCGCCACGGTGCGGGAGAACCTGCGAGACAGTGCATCCAGTCTGCCGCCCGAGGCCGGTGCGCTGCTCGTCGGTCTGGTCGTCGGGGACACCAGCGGCGTCGAGCCTCAGCTGGACGCGGACGCCAAGGCCACCGGCCTGGCCCATCTGCTCGCGGTCTCCGGGTCGCACTTCACCGTGGTGTGCGGCGCCGTCGTCCTGCTCCTGCGTCGGGTGGGTCTGCGCACCGCCGTCGTCGGGGGAGCGGTGGTGACCGTCGCGTTGGTCCTCGTCGTCGGTGCGCAGCCGTCCGTGATGCGCGCCGCGGTCATGGGGAGCATCGGTCTGGTCGCCCTGCTGCTCGGCCGGGGGCGCACGGCGCTCCCGGCCCTGTGCTGGGCGGTGATCGCCCTTCTCCTGACGGACCCGGATCTGGCGCTGTCGGCGGGTTTCGCCCTGTCCGTGCTGGCCACCGCCGGACTCGTGCTGCTCGTACCGGTCTGGACCCGGTCCCTGCGCGACCGGGGCTGGCCGGTGGGGTGGGCGACGGTGTTGGCCGTTCCGGTGGCGGCGCAGATCGTCACCATGCCGGTCATCGTCGCGCTCAGCGGATCGGTGTCCCTGGTGTCGATCCCGGCGAACATGGCTGTCGCACCGGTGGTGGCCCTCGCCCTGCTGTTCGGGGTGCTGTGCGCGGCGGTGGGGCCGTGGTGGCCGGACGCGGGGGTGGTGCTCGCGCACTGCGCCGCGCCCCTGCTGCAGTGGATGGCGTTCGTGGCCCACACCCTGGCTCGGTGGCCCGATGCCGTCCTCCCGTGGCCCGCCTCACCGGGCGGGGTGGCCGTGCTGACCTCGGTGACGGTGGTGCTCGTCCTCGTCCTGCGGAATCGACGGATCCGTGCCCTGGCCGCAGCCGTCCTGGTCGGTGGGGTGTCGGTGCTGCTGCCGGCGCAGGTGGTCGAGCCGGGGTGGCCGGTCGCCGGGTGGGTAGTGGTGGCCTGCGAGGTCGGCCAGGGCGACGCGCTGGTGCTGTCCACGGGCGAACCCGGTGTGGGGGTGGTGATCGACACCGGGCCCGACCCCATCCTGATGGACGGGTGTCTGGACCGGTTGGGCATCACCCGGGTCCCCCTGGCCGTGCTCACCCATCTGCACGCCGATCACGTGGACGGCCTCGCCGGCGTGCTCGACGGCCGGCAGGTCGACGCCGTCGGGGTCGGCCTGAACCGCGCCCCGGCTCCGGCGTGGACGGCCATCCCCGGCACCCTGGGCCCGGTCCCGCTGGTGTCGCTCCCGGCCGGGACCGTCTGGCGCAGCGGGAACCTCACCCTGGAAGTGCTGGGTCCGACCCAGCCCTTCCGTGGCACCGCGTCCGATCCCAACAACGAGTCGGTGGTGATGATGGCGACGGTGGCCGGGGTGCGCATCCTGCTCACCGGGGACATCGAGCCGGAGGCGCAGACCGTCCTGCTCGACGCGGGTGCCGATCTCCGTGCGGACGTGCTCAAGACCCCGCACCACGGATCGGCGCGGGTCACCGCGGATTTCCTGGCCGCGGTGGCCGCACCGGTGGTGCTCATCGGGGTCGGCGTCGACAACGACTACGGCCACCCCGCCCCGTCGTTGCTCGATGCGGTGGCTGCCGCGGGGGCCGAGGTGGTGCTCCGCACCGACCTCGACGGGGATGTGGCGGTCACCAGCCAGGACGGCCACCTGGCCACCGCCGAGCGCGGGGCAGGGCTCCAGGTGCAGGGATGA
- the hemB gene encoding porphobilinogen synthase has translation MPFPTERPRRLRRTPAIRRLVAQTRLHPADLVLPMFVKESLTQPQALQSMPGVVQHTRDSLKAAAVEAVAAGVGGLMIFGIPTERDAVGSAATEPDGILNLALADLAAEVGGDTVLMADLCLDEFTDHGHCGVLRADGAVDNDATLQRYRDMAVAQSAAGADLVGTSGMMDGQVGAVRAALDAVGATDTGVFAYGAKYASAFYGPFREAVDSALVGDRRSYQQDPANRTEARREVALDIAEGADLVMVKPAMSYLDILADIAGDPAVTVPVAAYQISGEYAMIEAAAANGWIDRDRAVFESLTSIKRAGAQIVLTYWAVEVAQRLRGGQEW, from the coding sequence ATGCCCTTCCCCACCGAACGCCCCCGCCGGCTGCGCCGCACCCCGGCCATCCGCCGCCTGGTCGCCCAGACCCGGCTGCACCCGGCCGATCTCGTCCTGCCCATGTTCGTCAAGGAGTCGCTGACGCAGCCGCAGGCCCTGCAGTCGATGCCGGGGGTGGTGCAGCACACCCGGGACTCGCTGAAGGCCGCCGCCGTCGAGGCGGTCGCGGCCGGTGTCGGCGGGCTGATGATCTTCGGCATCCCCACCGAGCGGGACGCCGTGGGCAGCGCGGCCACCGAGCCCGACGGCATCCTCAACCTGGCCCTGGCCGATCTGGCCGCGGAGGTCGGCGGCGACACCGTGCTGATGGCCGACCTGTGCCTGGACGAGTTCACCGATCACGGCCACTGCGGGGTACTGCGGGCCGACGGCGCCGTCGACAACGACGCGACCCTGCAGCGCTACCGCGACATGGCCGTGGCGCAGAGTGCCGCCGGGGCCGACCTCGTCGGCACCTCCGGGATGATGGACGGCCAGGTCGGCGCGGTGCGTGCGGCGCTGGACGCGGTGGGCGCCACCGACACCGGGGTGTTCGCCTACGGGGCCAAGTACGCCTCGGCGTTCTACGGCCCGTTCCGCGAGGCGGTCGACTCCGCGCTGGTCGGCGACCGGCGCAGCTACCAGCAGGACCCGGCCAACCGCACCGAGGCCCGCCGCGAGGTCGCGCTGGACATCGCCGAGGGCGCGGACCTGGTGATGGTCAAACCGGCCATGAGCTACCTGGATATCCTCGCCGACATCGCCGGCGACCCGGCGGTCACGGTTCCGGTTGCCGCGTACCAGATCTCGGGTGAGTACGCGATGATCGAGGCGGCCGCGGCCAACGGCTGGATCGATCGCGATCGTGCGGTGTTCGAGTCGCTGACGTCCATCAAACGGGCCGGAGCCCAGATCGTGTTGACCTATTGGGCCGTGGAGGTCGCACAGCGACTCCGCGGCGGACAGGAGTGGTGA